One region of Catenuloplanes indicus genomic DNA includes:
- a CDS encoding enoyl-CoA hydratase-related protein has product MRVLLLVSAFNGLSQRVWCTLREAGHEVGVLLATGERDMIEGVRGARPDVILCPFLTHRVPAEIWSEWRTIIIHPGPVGDRGPSSLDWAITEAEPYWGVTALQAVAEMDAGPIWATRIFRLASAAPRKSALYNGPVADAAVACVQEVMAKAADPAFRPVPAERMPHEVPNARPRPLMRQSDRAFGWDEGSERIIRRIRAADGAPGVRTEVLGLPVFAYDVHPGTAAGAPPGTVLCRRQGAVMVATGDGSVWLGHLRQADPEPRTDAAGPAGTWPRGIKLPAAVVLGRRLHGVPHAPLPLGSEAEVPGAYRQIKYRRTADVGWLTFDFYNGAMSTGQCRRLLGAFRHAAGQDTRVLVLRGSTEAFSNGIHLNQITAATDPAGAAWANIKAINAVCTEIIECTRQVVIAAYPGNAGAGGVMLGLGADVVAGREDIVLNPYYDIGLYGSELHTWTLPRRVGVVRAERLLTEKLPVNAGQARAIGLLDEVGPRHPDAFADWLAELAARYAEPQLNRRMRHRKARALTSGRPLGVHEVRELAEMSHDIFDDRSGFAAARHAFVHKVRPTGTPARLLPGTLTEALPAGSNGSAGNAKRPVPPPPPGTQNQGKNRSHVRPRSSAPDTPQSVRPAVPAQAG; this is encoded by the coding sequence GTGCGGGTACTGCTGCTCGTCTCCGCCTTCAACGGACTCAGCCAGCGCGTCTGGTGCACGCTCCGGGAGGCGGGACACGAGGTCGGTGTGCTGCTCGCGACCGGCGAACGGGACATGATCGAGGGCGTCCGCGGCGCGCGCCCGGACGTGATCCTCTGCCCGTTCCTGACGCACCGGGTGCCGGCCGAGATCTGGTCCGAGTGGCGCACGATCATCATTCACCCCGGCCCGGTCGGCGACCGTGGACCGTCCTCGCTCGACTGGGCGATCACCGAGGCGGAGCCGTACTGGGGCGTCACCGCGCTGCAGGCGGTGGCCGAGATGGACGCCGGGCCGATCTGGGCCACCCGGATCTTCCGGCTGGCCAGCGCCGCGCCGCGCAAGTCCGCGCTGTACAACGGCCCGGTCGCGGACGCGGCCGTCGCCTGCGTGCAGGAGGTGATGGCGAAGGCCGCCGACCCGGCGTTCCGGCCGGTACCGGCCGAGCGGATGCCGCACGAGGTGCCGAACGCGCGTCCGCGTCCGCTGATGCGCCAGTCCGACCGCGCGTTCGGATGGGACGAGGGCAGCGAGCGCATCATCCGGCGGATCCGGGCCGCGGACGGCGCACCGGGCGTACGCACCGAGGTGCTGGGCCTGCCGGTCTTCGCGTACGACGTGCATCCGGGCACCGCGGCCGGTGCGCCGCCGGGCACCGTGCTGTGCCGCCGGCAGGGCGCGGTCATGGTGGCGACCGGCGACGGCAGCGTGTGGCTCGGCCACCTGCGCCAGGCCGACCCGGAGCCGCGCACGGACGCGGCGGGCCCGGCCGGCACCTGGCCCCGGGGCATCAAGCTGCCGGCCGCGGTGGTCCTCGGCCGGCGGCTGCACGGCGTACCGCACGCGCCGTTGCCGTTGGGTTCGGAGGCGGAGGTGCCCGGTGCCTACCGGCAGATCAAATATCGGCGGACCGCGGACGTCGGCTGGCTCACGTTCGACTTCTACAACGGTGCGATGTCCACCGGGCAGTGCCGCCGGCTGCTCGGCGCGTTCCGGCACGCGGCCGGCCAGGACACCCGGGTGCTGGTGCTGCGCGGCAGCACGGAGGCGTTCAGCAACGGCATCCACCTGAACCAGATCACGGCCGCGACCGACCCGGCCGGTGCCGCCTGGGCCAATATCAAGGCGATCAACGCGGTCTGTACGGAGATCATCGAGTGCACCCGGCAGGTGGTGATCGCGGCCTACCCCGGCAACGCGGGCGCCGGCGGCGTGATGCTCGGCCTGGGCGCGGACGTCGTCGCCGGGCGCGAGGACATCGTGCTCAACCCCTATTACGACATCGGCCTGTACGGATCGGAGCTGCACACCTGGACGCTGCCGCGCCGGGTCGGAGTGGTCCGCGCGGAACGGCTGCTCACCGAGAAGCTACCGGTCAACGCCGGCCAGGCACGCGCGATCGGCCTGCTGGACGAGGTCGGGCCGCGGCACCCGGACGCGTTCGCGGACTGGCTCGCCGAGCTCGCCGCCCGATACGCCGAACCGCAGCTCAACCGCCGGATGCGCCACCGGAAGGCGCGGGCGCTCACGTCCGGCCGGCCGCTCGGCGTGCACGAGGTGCGCGAGCTGGCCGAGATGAGCCACGACATCTTCGACGACCGGTCCGGGTTCGCGGCGGCGCGGCACGCGTTCGTCCACAAGGTCCGTCCGACCGGCACGCCGGCCCGGCTGCTGCCCGGAACGCTCACCGAGGCCCTCCCGGCCGGCTCGAACGGCTCGGCCGGTAACGCGAAACGGCCGGTCCCGCCGCCGCCACCGGGCACCCAGAACCAGGGGAAGAACCGCTCGCACGTACGGCCGCGCTCGTCCGCCCCGGACACGCCGCAGTCGGTGCGCCCGGCCGTGCCCGCGCAGGCCGGCTGA
- the mfd gene encoding transcription-repair coupling factor, with protein MKLAGLLPAALADGGLARARDLARTGGPEAAELGLTAPAPLRPFIVATVAAAVKSGGAGRPVLAVTATSREADDLVDALGCLIPAEQVVAFPAWETLPHERLSPRSDTVGKRLAVLRRLAHPGEAGPVRVVVAPVRSVLQPQLKGLGDLEPVVLRPGGEAGLEETVERLVDLAYARVDLVTKRGEFAVRGGILDVFPPTDEHPSRVEFWGDEVEEIRTFAVADQRTIEPAAELFAPPCRELLLTPHVRERAAALAAAHPELGEILSKLAEGIPVEGMESLAPALLDGTDSMELLLDCMPRDTHVLLCDPERIRTRAHDLVRTSEEFLQASWAAAAVGGEAPVDVGAAAFRSLSEVRAEAARLGQPWWSVSPFGLDSTTAETAPWEDEVRTEVTPDAGDDIALAAQAAPLYHGETGRLVDDLKRWSGDGWSVVLVFEANGPANRAAEVLRDAGLGTIMADGLETAPAAGQITIVCGGLNHGFVDERARIAVVTGNDVTGGRGATTKAMGKMPSRRRNTIDPLELKAGDHVVHEQHGIGRYVELVQRKVNGADREYLVIEYAPAKKGQPGDRLFVPTDQLDQLSRYVGGEAPTLHKMGGSDWQKAKARAKKAVKEIAASLIQLYAARQAQRGHAFGPDTPWQRELEDAFPYQETPDQLAAIEEVKHDMMQQVPMDRLICGDVGYGKTEIAVRAAFKAVQDGKQVAVLVPTTLLAQQHYNTFAERMSQFPVEIRQLSRFQTPKEAEQTLSMAAEGTADIVIGTHRLLSAAARFKQLGLVIVDEEQRFGVEHKEHLKTLRASVDVLTMSATPIPRTLEMAITGIREMSTIATPPEERHPVLTFVGPSDEKQIAATIHRELLRDGQVFYLHNRVESIDRAARKLRELVPEARVAVAHGQMSEEALERVMVGFWEKEFDVLVCTTIVESGIDIPNANTLIVERADLLGLAQLHQIRGRVGRGRERAYAYFLYPREKPLTEHAHERLATIAQHTELGAGMYVAMKDLEIRGAGNLLGGEQSGHIEGVGFDLYVRMVGEAVQQFKGERPEEVQEVKIDLPVDAHLPHDYIGVERLRLEMYRKLAEARDEAALKEIVAEMTDRYGEPPAPVQNLLAVARFRLVAKAYGLTEVTLQGKHVRFAPLSLPDSKQMRLKRYHPDSVYKHATDQVSVPRPMTRRIGGEPVRDQALLDWCAQLLKDVLGEPVTVGAS; from the coding sequence ATGAAGCTCGCCGGCCTTCTTCCCGCCGCGCTCGCCGACGGTGGCCTGGCCCGCGCCCGCGATCTCGCCCGCACCGGCGGGCCGGAGGCGGCCGAGCTGGGGCTGACCGCGCCGGCGCCGCTGCGGCCGTTCATCGTGGCGACCGTCGCGGCCGCGGTGAAGTCCGGCGGTGCCGGGCGCCCGGTCCTGGCCGTGACCGCCACCTCGCGCGAGGCGGACGACCTGGTCGACGCGCTCGGCTGCCTGATCCCGGCGGAGCAGGTGGTGGCGTTCCCGGCCTGGGAGACGCTGCCGCACGAGCGCCTCTCCCCCCGGTCGGACACGGTCGGCAAGCGGCTGGCCGTGCTGCGCCGGCTCGCGCACCCGGGCGAGGCCGGCCCGGTCCGGGTCGTGGTCGCGCCGGTCCGGTCGGTGCTCCAGCCGCAGCTCAAGGGCCTCGGCGATCTGGAGCCGGTGGTGCTGCGGCCGGGCGGCGAGGCCGGTCTGGAGGAGACCGTCGAGCGGCTGGTCGACCTGGCGTACGCGCGGGTCGACCTGGTCACCAAGCGCGGCGAGTTCGCGGTGCGCGGCGGCATCCTGGACGTGTTCCCGCCGACCGACGAGCACCCGTCACGCGTGGAGTTCTGGGGCGACGAGGTCGAGGAGATCCGCACGTTCGCGGTGGCCGACCAGCGCACCATCGAGCCGGCCGCCGAGCTGTTCGCGCCGCCGTGCCGGGAGCTGCTGCTCACGCCGCACGTGCGGGAGCGCGCCGCCGCGCTGGCCGCCGCCCACCCGGAGCTGGGCGAGATCCTGTCCAAGCTGGCCGAGGGCATCCCGGTGGAGGGCATGGAGTCGCTGGCCCCGGCGCTGCTGGACGGCACGGACAGCATGGAGCTGCTGCTGGACTGCATGCCGCGGGACACGCACGTGCTGCTCTGCGACCCGGAGCGCATCCGCACCCGGGCGCATGACCTGGTCCGTACCAGCGAGGAGTTCTTGCAGGCCAGCTGGGCTGCGGCCGCGGTCGGTGGCGAGGCTCCGGTCGACGTCGGCGCGGCGGCCTTCCGCAGCCTGTCCGAGGTGCGCGCGGAAGCGGCGCGGCTCGGTCAGCCGTGGTGGTCGGTGTCGCCGTTCGGGCTCGACTCCACGACGGCGGAGACCGCGCCCTGGGAAGACGAGGTGCGGACCGAGGTCACGCCGGACGCCGGCGACGACATCGCGCTGGCCGCGCAGGCCGCGCCGCTCTATCACGGCGAGACCGGTCGGCTGGTCGACGACCTGAAGCGCTGGTCCGGCGACGGCTGGTCGGTGGTGCTGGTCTTCGAGGCGAACGGCCCGGCCAACCGCGCGGCCGAGGTGCTGCGCGACGCCGGCCTCGGCACGATCATGGCCGACGGGCTGGAGACCGCGCCGGCCGCCGGGCAGATCACCATCGTCTGCGGCGGACTGAACCACGGCTTCGTCGACGAGCGCGCCCGGATCGCGGTGGTGACCGGCAACGACGTGACCGGTGGCCGGGGCGCGACCACCAAGGCGATGGGCAAGATGCCGTCCCGCCGCCGCAACACGATCGATCCGCTGGAGCTGAAGGCCGGCGACCACGTGGTGCACGAGCAGCACGGCATCGGGCGGTACGTGGAGCTGGTCCAGCGGAAGGTCAACGGCGCCGACCGCGAGTACCTCGTGATCGAGTACGCCCCGGCCAAGAAGGGGCAGCCCGGCGACCGGCTGTTCGTGCCGACCGACCAGCTCGATCAGCTGTCCCGCTACGTCGGCGGCGAGGCGCCCACGCTGCACAAGATGGGCGGCAGTGACTGGCAGAAGGCGAAGGCGCGGGCGAAGAAGGCGGTCAAGGAGATCGCCGCGTCGCTGATCCAGCTGTACGCGGCCCGCCAGGCGCAGCGCGGCCACGCGTTCGGGCCGGACACGCCCTGGCAGCGCGAGCTGGAGGACGCGTTCCCGTACCAGGAGACGCCGGACCAGCTGGCCGCGATCGAAGAGGTCAAGCACGACATGATGCAGCAGGTCCCGATGGACCGGCTGATCTGCGGCGACGTCGGCTACGGCAAGACCGAGATCGCGGTTCGGGCCGCGTTCAAGGCGGTGCAGGACGGCAAGCAGGTGGCCGTGCTGGTGCCGACCACGCTGCTGGCCCAGCAGCACTACAACACGTTCGCGGAGCGGATGTCGCAGTTCCCGGTGGAGATCCGGCAGCTGTCCCGGTTCCAGACGCCGAAGGAAGCGGAGCAGACGCTGAGCATGGCCGCGGAGGGCACCGCGGACATCGTGATCGGTACCCACCGGCTGCTCTCCGCCGCGGCCCGGTTCAAGCAGCTCGGCCTGGTCATCGTGGACGAGGAGCAGCGTTTCGGCGTCGAGCACAAGGAGCACCTGAAGACGCTGCGGGCCAGCGTGGACGTGCTGACCATGTCGGCCACGCCGATCCCGCGCACGCTGGAGATGGCGATCACCGGCATCCGGGAGATGTCCACCATCGCCACGCCGCCGGAGGAGCGGCATCCGGTGCTCACGTTCGTCGGCCCGTCCGACGAGAAGCAGATCGCCGCCACCATCCACCGTGAGCTGCTGCGCGACGGCCAGGTGTTCTACCTGCACAACCGGGTCGAGTCGATCGACCGGGCCGCGCGGAAGCTGCGCGAGCTGGTGCCGGAGGCACGGGTCGCGGTGGCGCACGGGCAGATGTCCGAGGAGGCGCTGGAGCGGGTCATGGTCGGCTTCTGGGAGAAGGAGTTCGACGTCCTGGTCTGCACCACGATCGTCGAGTCCGGCATCGACATCCCGAACGCGAACACGTTGATCGTGGAGCGCGCCGACCTGCTCGGCCTGGCCCAGCTGCACCAGATCCGCGGCCGGGTGGGCCGCGGCCGGGAGCGGGCGTACGCGTACTTCCTCTACCCGCGGGAGAAGCCACTGACCGAGCACGCGCACGAGCGGCTGGCCACCATCGCGCAGCACACCGAGCTGGGCGCCGGCATGTACGTGGCGATGAAGGACCTGGAGATCCGCGGCGCCGGCAATCTGCTCGGCGGCGAGCAGTCCGGGCACATCGAGGGCGTCGGCTTCGACCTCTACGTGCGGATGGTCGGCGAGGCGGTACAGCAGTTCAAGGGCGAGCGGCCGGAGGAGGTCCAGGAGGTCAAGATCGACCTGCCGGTGGACGCGCACCTGCCGCACGACTACATCGGCGTGGAGCGGCTCCGCCTGGAGATGTACCGCAAGCTGGCCGAGGCGCGGGACGAGGCGGCGCTCAAGGAGATCGTCGCGGAGATGACCGACCGGTACGGCGAGCCGCCGGCCCCGGTGCAGAACCTGCTGGCGGTGGCGCGGTTCCGGCTGGTCGCGAAGGCGTACGGGCTGACCGAGGTGACGTTGCAGGGCAAGCATGTGCGGTTCGCGCCGCTGTCGCTGCCGGACTCGAAGCAGATGCGGCTCAAGCGATACCACCCGGACTCGGTCTACAAGCACGCGACCGACCAGGTGAGCGTGCCGCGGCCGATGACCCGGCGGATCGGTGGCGAGCCGGTCCGCGACCAGGCGCTGCTGGACTGGTGCGCGCAGCTGCTCAAGGACGTGCTGGGCGAGCCGGTCACCGTCGGCGCGTCGTAG
- a CDS encoding MazG family protein, translating to MPQIVLLVTSPRLPAGLLTADAWDLVRNHPVLASEENAQVHALRTAGANVTVLAPDAAVTPEPASTPGPTGALEAGTTPGAADPPGAAGAAAVTAGRDFAATPGPAGTPVSAAAPELSAAPGRHAVPVAEAVLAAAVEHGTVVWLAGPAGDQDMARTLGLRLAREPGLAELELRYGSWDPPGARLLDAVTVIDRLVSPGGDPWKRQQTHATLAQYLLEEAYEAYDAIETGDLETLREELGDVLLQVVLHARLAEELPDDARWTVDDVAGTLVEKMIRRNPHVFADTEVSGVDEIIENWEQIKRAEKSRDSAMDGIALSQPALSLAAKILQRAERAGVAVPVPDASDDLGVELLRRVAAARADGLDAEAALRRAALTHAEAIRAAEQERR from the coding sequence ATGCCGCAGATCGTCCTGCTCGTCACCTCACCGCGCCTGCCCGCGGGCCTGCTGACCGCCGACGCCTGGGACCTCGTCCGCAACCACCCGGTGCTCGCCTCCGAGGAGAACGCCCAGGTCCACGCACTGCGCACGGCCGGCGCGAACGTCACCGTGCTGGCACCGGACGCCGCCGTCACGCCGGAACCGGCCAGCACGCCGGGGCCCACCGGCGCACTGGAGGCCGGCACCACGCCCGGAGCCGCTGACCCGCCGGGGGCAGCTGGTGCCGCGGCGGTCACCGCCGGACGGGACTTCGCCGCCACGCCGGGACCAGCCGGGACGCCGGTGTCCGCCGCCGCGCCGGAACTCTCGGCCGCGCCCGGCCGTCATGCCGTGCCGGTCGCGGAGGCCGTGCTGGCCGCCGCGGTCGAGCACGGCACCGTGGTGTGGCTGGCCGGGCCGGCCGGTGACCAGGACATGGCACGCACGCTGGGACTGCGGCTGGCGCGCGAGCCCGGCCTGGCCGAGCTGGAGCTGCGCTACGGCTCGTGGGACCCACCGGGCGCGCGGCTGCTGGACGCGGTGACCGTGATCGACCGGCTGGTCTCCCCCGGCGGCGACCCGTGGAAGCGCCAGCAGACGCACGCCACGCTCGCGCAGTACCTGCTGGAGGAAGCCTACGAGGCCTACGACGCGATCGAGACCGGTGACCTGGAGACGCTGCGCGAGGAACTCGGCGACGTGCTGCTCCAGGTGGTGCTGCACGCACGCCTGGCCGAGGAGCTGCCCGACGACGCACGCTGGACCGTCGACGACGTGGCCGGCACGCTGGTCGAGAAGATGATCCGCCGCAACCCGCACGTGTTCGCGGACACCGAGGTCAGCGGCGTCGACGAGATCATCGAGAACTGGGAGCAGATCAAGCGCGCGGAGAAGTCCCGCGACTCCGCGATGGACGGCATCGCACTCTCCCAGCCCGCGCTCTCGCTCGCCGCCAAGATCCTCCAGCGGGCCGAGCGCGCGGGCGTCGCCGTACCGGTGCCGGACGCCTCTGATGATCTTGGTGTTGAGCTGCTGCGGCGGGTCGCCGCGGCCCGCGCGGACGGTCTCGACGCCGAGGCCGCGCTGCGCCGCGCCGCCCTGACCCACGCCGAGGCCATCCGCGCCGCAGAGCAAGAACGGAGATGA
- the ppc gene encoding phosphoenolpyruvate carboxylase: MLLGQTLARQEGKPLLDLVEEIRAQVRTDADAAAARLAAMEVTTGTQLARAFSTYFHLANITEQVHRSRDLRRQRATQGGWLDQAAKLIAEAGVPADEIATAARRLAIRPVFTAHPTEASRRSVLTKLRALADQLDAEQAAAVLYGATDNGPASRRLAELIDLIWQTDELRLDRPDPTDEARNAVFYLKDLYADAAPQVLDDLAETLRSLGVETSPTARPITFGTWIGGDRDGNPFVTPAVTRDVLIIQHEHGIQATEAAMDKLITEISVSRRLRGVSLDLSASLAKDLDALPEVAPRFRRVNAEEPYRLKIRCIKAKLANTRKRLSQSTPHVPGRDYLGTEELIADLELIRASLARNSGQLTAVGRLSSTIRSVSAFGMHLATMDVREHAEAHHAVLAQMYGQVGEVGDYTTLTRAQRTELLAQELTGRRPLSSADTPLTDAARKTFDVFGTIRAAQERFGDDVVETYIISMTLGPDDVLAAAVLAREAGLIDVHSKRARINIVPLLETPAELSSGGRMLDELLSLPAYRAIVKARGDVQEIMLGYSDSNKEGGITTSQWEIHKAQRALRDVAARHGVRLRLFHGRGGTVGRGGGPTHEAILAQPYGTLDGAIKVTEQGEVISDKYTLPALARENLELTVAAVLQATLLHTKPRVPDESLERWDGAMDTASAAAFAAYRRLVENPDLPAYFWASTPTELLGALNIGSRPAKRPNADAGLGGLRAIPWVFGWTQSRQIVPGWFGVGTGLAAAREAGLGDVLDEMWSDWQFFRTFLSNVEMMLTKTDLKIARRYVETLVPEELQPIFATIEEEYARTVREVLAITGETGLLEGNPVLARTLGVRDTYLEPLHHLQVALLRQYRDAGSGQAVPGARRGYSDATTLERALLTTVNGIAAGMRNTG; the protein is encoded by the coding sequence ATGCTGCTGGGGCAGACCCTGGCGCGGCAGGAGGGCAAGCCGCTGCTCGACCTGGTCGAGGAGATCCGCGCGCAGGTGCGCACGGACGCGGACGCGGCGGCCGCCCGGCTGGCCGCCATGGAGGTCACCACCGGCACCCAGCTGGCCCGCGCGTTCTCCACCTACTTCCACCTGGCGAACATCACCGAGCAGGTGCACCGCTCGCGTGACCTGCGCCGCCAGCGCGCCACCCAGGGCGGCTGGCTGGACCAGGCGGCGAAGCTGATCGCGGAGGCCGGTGTCCCAGCGGACGAGATCGCCACCGCGGCCCGCCGGCTCGCGATCCGGCCGGTGTTCACCGCACACCCGACCGAGGCGTCCCGCCGGTCCGTGCTGACCAAGCTGCGCGCGCTCGCCGACCAGCTGGACGCGGAGCAGGCCGCCGCGGTGCTCTACGGCGCGACGGACAACGGTCCCGCGTCCCGCCGGCTGGCCGAGCTGATCGACCTGATCTGGCAGACCGACGAGCTGCGCCTGGACCGGCCGGACCCGACGGACGAGGCGCGCAACGCGGTCTTCTACCTGAAGGACCTCTACGCGGACGCGGCGCCGCAGGTGCTCGACGACCTGGCCGAGACGCTGCGCTCACTGGGCGTGGAGACGTCGCCGACCGCACGGCCGATCACGTTCGGCACCTGGATCGGCGGCGACCGGGACGGCAACCCGTTCGTCACGCCCGCCGTCACCCGGGACGTGCTGATCATCCAGCACGAGCACGGCATCCAGGCCACCGAGGCCGCGATGGACAAGCTGATCACCGAGATCTCGGTCTCCCGCCGGCTGCGCGGCGTCTCGCTCGACCTCTCCGCCAGCCTGGCCAAGGACCTGGACGCGCTGCCCGAGGTGGCGCCGCGGTTCCGCCGGGTGAACGCGGAGGAGCCGTACCGGCTGAAGATCCGCTGCATCAAGGCGAAGCTGGCGAACACCCGGAAGCGCCTGTCGCAGAGCACGCCGCACGTGCCGGGCCGCGACTACCTCGGCACCGAGGAGCTGATCGCCGACCTGGAGCTGATCCGCGCGTCGCTGGCCCGCAACTCCGGCCAGCTCACCGCGGTCGGCCGGCTGTCCTCCACGATCCGCAGCGTGTCCGCGTTCGGCATGCACCTGGCCACGATGGACGTGCGCGAGCACGCGGAGGCGCACCACGCGGTGCTGGCCCAGATGTACGGGCAGGTCGGCGAGGTCGGCGACTACACCACGCTGACCCGCGCGCAGCGCACCGAGCTGTTGGCCCAGGAGCTGACCGGGCGGCGGCCGCTGTCCAGCGCGGACACGCCGCTGACCGACGCGGCACGCAAGACGTTCGACGTGTTCGGCACGATCCGGGCCGCGCAGGAGCGGTTCGGCGACGACGTGGTCGAGACGTACATCATCTCGATGACGCTCGGGCCGGACGACGTGCTCGCAGCCGCGGTTCTGGCCCGCGAGGCCGGCCTGATCGACGTGCACTCCAAGCGCGCCCGGATCAACATCGTGCCGCTGCTGGAGACGCCCGCCGAGCTGAGCTCCGGCGGCCGGATGCTGGACGAGCTGCTGTCGCTGCCGGCCTACCGGGCGATCGTGAAGGCGCGCGGCGACGTGCAGGAGATCATGCTCGGCTACTCGGACTCCAACAAGGAGGGCGGGATCACCACCTCGCAGTGGGAGATCCACAAGGCGCAGCGCGCGCTGCGCGACGTGGCCGCGCGGCACGGTGTCCGGCTGCGGCTCTTCCACGGCCGCGGCGGCACGGTCGGCCGCGGCGGCGGCCCCACGCACGAGGCGATCCTGGCCCAGCCGTACGGCACGCTGGACGGCGCGATCAAGGTGACCGAGCAGGGCGAGGTCATCTCCGACAAGTACACGCTGCCCGCGCTGGCCCGGGAGAACCTGGAGCTGACCGTGGCCGCGGTGCTCCAGGCCACGCTGCTGCACACCAAGCCGCGGGTGCCGGACGAGAGCCTGGAGCGCTGGGACGGCGCGATGGACACCGCCTCGGCCGCCGCGTTCGCCGCGTACCGGCGGCTGGTGGAGAACCCGGACCTGCCCGCGTACTTCTGGGCGTCCACGCCGACCGAGCTGCTCGGCGCGCTGAACATCGGCTCCCGCCCGGCCAAGCGGCCGAACGCGGACGCCGGCCTCGGCGGGCTGCGGGCGATCCCGTGGGTCTTCGGCTGGACGCAGAGCCGGCAGATCGTCCCCGGCTGGTTCGGCGTCGGCACCGGTCTGGCCGCGGCGCGCGAGGCCGGGCTCGGCGACGTGCTCGACGAGATGTGGTCGGACTGGCAGTTCTTCCGGACGTTCCTGTCCAACGTCGAGATGATGTTGACCAAGACCGACCTGAAGATCGCCCGGCGGTACGTGGAGACGCTGGTCCCGGAGGAGCTGCAGCCGATATTCGCCACGATCGAGGAGGAGTACGCGCGGACCGTGCGCGAGGTCCTCGCGATCACCGGCGAGACCGGGCTGCTGGAGGGCAACCCGGTGCTGGCCCGCACGCTCGGGGTGCGCGACACCTACCTTGAGCCGCTGCACCACCTCCAGGTCGCGCTGCTCCGGCAGTACCGTGACGCCGGCTCGGGTCAGGCCGTGCCCGGTGCGCGCCGCGGCTACAGCGACGCCACCACGCTGGAGCGCGCGCTGCTGACCACGGTCAACGGCATCGCGGCCGGCATGCGCAACACCGGCTGA
- a CDS encoding ABC transporter ATP-binding protein — protein sequence MTLIATQSLTKVYGGRVTALSDLTLSVGPGVVGLVGANGAGKSTLIKLLLGLLAPTSGSLRVLGLDPTTQAADVRRRVGYMPENDCLPPELSAAEFVTHLGRISGLPRTAARERASEALRHVGLYEERYRQIGGYSTGMKQRVKLAQALVHDPDLLLLDEPTNGLDPAGRDAMLNLIARIGSEFGISVVVCSHLLGEVERICDSLIAIDGGKLLRSAEISTMTTSTDVLAVEVSEGTDELGHRLAAAGLPPTREGRLLLVPLGAEPDSAYDTILAAVADLDLPLHRLEQRRHRVAELFAAREDA from the coding sequence GTGACATTGATCGCGACCCAATCCCTGACGAAGGTCTACGGCGGACGCGTCACCGCGCTGTCGGACCTGACGCTGAGCGTGGGGCCGGGCGTCGTAGGCCTGGTCGGTGCGAACGGGGCCGGCAAGTCCACCCTGATCAAGCTGCTGCTCGGACTGCTGGCACCGACCAGCGGATCCCTGCGCGTGCTCGGGCTGGACCCGACGACCCAGGCTGCTGACGTGCGTCGACGCGTCGGATACATGCCGGAGAACGACTGCCTGCCGCCGGAGCTGTCCGCGGCCGAGTTCGTGACCCACCTCGGCCGGATAAGCGGGCTGCCGCGCACGGCCGCACGCGAGCGGGCCTCCGAGGCGCTGCGCCACGTCGGGCTGTACGAGGAGCGCTACCGGCAGATCGGCGGCTACTCGACCGGCATGAAGCAGCGGGTGAAGCTGGCCCAGGCGCTGGTGCACGACCCCGACCTGCTGCTGCTGGACGAGCCGACGAACGGCCTGGACCCGGCCGGCCGCGACGCGATGCTGAACCTGATCGCCCGGATCGGCTCCGAGTTCGGCATCTCCGTGGTGGTCTGCTCGCACCTGCTCGGCGAGGTCGAGCGGATCTGCGACTCGCTGATCGCCATCGACGGCGGCAAGCTGCTCCGCTCGGCGGAGATCTCCACCATGACCACCAGCACGGACGTGCTCGCGGTCGAGGTCAGCGAGGGCACCGACGAGCTGGGCCACCGGCTGGCCGCGGCCGGACTGCCGCCGACCCGCGAGGGCCGGCTGCTGCTGGTGCCGCTCGGCGCGGAGCCGGACTCCGCCTACGACACGATCCTGGCCGCGGTCGCCGACCTGGACCTGCCGCTGCACCGTCTGGAGCAGCGCCGCCACCGGGTGGCCGAGCTGTTCGCCGCGAGGGAGGACGCCTGA